One stretch of Armigeres subalbatus isolate Guangzhou_Male chromosome 2, GZ_Asu_2, whole genome shotgun sequence DNA includes these proteins:
- the LOC134213140 gene encoding cytochrome P450 4C1-like: MSELTTFIYGVLIFLIFVPVFQWWIKRARFARKIDKIPGPKAYPFIGTTYAFFGKKHHELFYVIDERTRKYPEIHRIWTGLRPEVRISKPEYVEAVIGASKHMEKSRGYDFLFEWLGEGLLTSKGERWFKHRKLITPTFHFNILDGFCDVFSEQGAIMAQRLDPYADTGKAVDIFPFVTKAALDIICETAMGVKVNAQKEGENAYVEAIYEMSELFVERTVKPWLQSDFVFKLTDYGRRHKKALEIVHGYTKKVIRDRKEALLKKDVRNGKSAANGNAGDDSFYGSKKRLAFLDLLIEGKQLTDDDIREEVDTFMFEGHDTTTAGMSWALFLLALDQGIQEQVYQEIDSIFAGSDRPATMKDFGEMKLLERCLKETLRLYPSVSFFGRKISEDITLGKYHIPAGTLMGIHAYHVHRDERFFPDPEKFDPDRFLPKNSENRHPFAYIPFSAGPRNCIGQKFAILEEKAIVSSVLRKFRVRASNTREDQKICQELITRPNEGIKLYLERRH; the protein is encoded by the exons ATGTCGGAACTAACCACGTTCATCTATGGAGTCCTGATCTTCCTGATTTTCGTTCCGGTTTTCCAATGGTGGATTAAGCGGGCTCGGTTCGCCCGGAAAATCGACAAAATTCCCGGACCCAAGGCGTACCCATTCATCGGAACAACGTATGCTTTCTTCGGAAAGAAACACCACG AACTGTTCTATGTGATAGACGAACGTACACGCAAGTACCCGGAGATCCACCGCATCTGGACCGGACTGCGGCCGGAGGTGCGAATCAGCAAACCGGAATATGTCGAAGCGGTAATCGGAGCCAGCAAGCACATGGAAAAGTCCCGCGGCTATGACTTCCTGTTCGAGTGGCTTGGCGAGGGATTGCTGACGTCCAAAG GTGAGCGCTGGTTTAAGCACCGCAAGCTCATAACGCCGACGTTCCACTTCAACATTCTGGATGGCTTCTGCGATGTGTTTTCCGAGCAGGGCGCCATTATGGCCCAACGGTTGGACCCGTACGCCGACACCGGAAAAGCGGTTGATATCTTCCCGTTTGTGACGAAGGCTGCCCTGGACATCATTTGCG AAACTGCCATGGGGGTAAAAGTCAACGCGCAAAAGGAAGGTGAAAACGCATATGTAGAAGCGATTTATGA AATGAGTGAACTGTTTGTGGAACGTACCGTCAAACCGTGGTTGCAATCCgattttgtcttcaaacttaCCGATTACGGCCGTCGGCACAAGAAAGCTCTGGAAATCGTTCATGGATACACCAAAAAG GTCATTCGCGATCGAAAGGAAGCGCTTCTGAAGAAGGATGTTCGAAATGGAAAATCGGCCGCAAATGGAAATGCCGGAGATGATTCGTTCTACGGTTCGAAAAAGCGCCTAGCGTTCCTGGATCTACTGATTGAGGGCAAGCAGCTTACCGATGACGACATTCGTGAAGAGGTTGATACGTTTATGTTCGAG GGACACGACACAACAACGGCTGGCATGAGCTGGGCTCTTTTCCTTCTCGCACTGGACCAGGGCATACAAGAGCAAGTGTATCAGGAAATTGATTCGATTTTCGCCGGCTCCGACCGCCCGGCCACGATGAAGGATTTCGGCGAGATGAAACTACTGGAACGGTGCCTAAAGGAAACGCTCCGACTCTATCCATCCGTGTCGTTCTTCGGACGGAAGATAAGCGAGGACATCACCCTCGGCAAGTACCACATCCCGGCCGGGACGCTGATGGGCATCCATGCGTACCACGTACATCGCGACGAAAG GTTCTTCCCCGATCCAGAGAAATTTGACCCGGATCGTTTTCTGCCGAAAAACTCCGAGAATCGACACCCGTTTGCATACATTCCGTTCAGCGCTGGACCACGAAACTGTATCGGTCAGAAGTTTGCAATTCTGGAGGAAAAAGCCATCGTGTCGTCCGTTTTACGAAAGTTCCGAGTACGTGCGTCAAACACAAGAGAAGACCAAAAAATTTGCCAAGAATTGATCACCCGCCCGAATGAAGGCATTAAGTTGTACCTGGAGAGGCGACACTGA